TCTAACTTCGATTTAAGCAATTGAAGACGGCTTTCAGAAACAGATGTTTCTGAATCGAGCAAATCAAGATTGGTTATAGCACCACTCTTATAACTTACTTTTGCCAGATCAAAGGCTTGCATGGCATGAGCCAGCTGAATATCGAACTGTTCAACCTTCTTCTTAGCAGCAATAATCTGCGACTGAGCCTCAACCACCTCATTGGTAATCATTCTTTTGGCAATCTCTGTTTCATATTCAGAACTTATAAGATTTGATTTTGAGATCTGAAGATTGTTCTTTGTTCTTTTGGCATCGAAAAGAGGAACTTTCACCCCTACTCCTACTACAAAATTACCTTTCAACTGATTCAGGTCAGGAGAATATCCGTTTTTAAATCCGGCAGTACCAAAAGCATTGATAACAGGATTGTTAACTGACTTTATAACTGTATAGTTAAGATGTTCAAGCTCTGTTTTCTCCTTTGCCAGTTTTATCTCTTCTCTGTGCTCAATGGCATAGTTTACAGATGACTCTTCTGCTGAAAGAGTTTCAGTAGACAGTGAAGAAGTTACTCTGTGCTGAGTTTCTTCCGGAAGTCCTAATAAGGTATTAAGAACGGTTTGCTGGGTACGGTAAGAAGCTTCAAGATCATATTTCTGACTTTCAATAGAGGAAATCTTTACCTGTGTGGTAAGTATTTCATATTTTGTGGCAGAACCTGTTTCGCTCTTCTTCTGAACTGTTTTTAAATGATTCTGTAAGTTACGCAGCTCCTCATTTTTTATATCAATGGCATTCTGAATGTAAACCAACGTGTAATAGTTGTTGGTTACAAGCATTGAAAGATTCTGCTTAATCTGGTCAATTGAGATTTTATTTATCTCTCTCTTTTTGCTTTCTACATCAACAGATTTGGAAGTCTTTCCAAAATCATAGATGGTTTGGTTTACATTGATTCCTGCATTATAGTTATCGTACGGATTTAACTGGAACGTTCCGAATTCAGGAAAAGTAACCTTGGTTACCGGACCTACACGAGAATACGTAGCATTAAAATCGACCGTTGGCAGATAAGCCGATTTAGCTAGTTCAATTTTGGCTTTAGCACCATTGAGCACTTCTTCTGCCTCCTTCACTGAAGGATGGCTCTGGATCACTCTTGCCATCACATCCTGAAATGACAAGGAATCCGGTTGCTGTTGCTGGGCAGATGCAGAAAAAGTACATCCTGCAGCAAGCCCCAACACAAATGTTATTTTATATATTTGATTAATCATAATCTGATTCTATTATACATTGTTATTCTTTCTGCGTAATAAAAACACAGGAGCACTTCCCAGAATAGTAATAACGGCCACCAGTAAAAAGTCGTCGTCAACGCCCTGGATATATGCCTGCTTAGCTATGTTTGACACCAGCAATGTTTGCCCTTGCTGAGCGGCGACTGCAGGAGTACTTCCCACTGTTTGTTGTGCATAGTTCTGAAGTCCGTTCTTAACCTGCACATAAGCAGGAGAATATGGCTGGATAGCTTCACTATATAACTCGTTGTGATAGGTGACTCTGGTAGTGAGCACTGTTGTAAGTATTGCCACTCCAAGACTACCCCCGATCTGGCGGATTGTATTTGTCACACCTGATGCCTGAGCCATTTTCTCACGCGGAATCTGTGACAAAGACAGAGTGCTAAGCGGGGTAAAAATAATCCCTAAAGCAAATCCGCGGATATACAGTCCTAGCATTATATATGACCGTTCTGTGAGAAAAGAGAACGAAGAGTTTAAATAAAAACTGAATGCAAGCATCGCTACTCCGAGTATTATCATCCATTTTGGATTTATTTTATTTCCCAGAAATCCGGATATAGGCGACATTGTTCCCTGAATGATACCCACCGGAAGAAATACTGCTCCGGCCTGCAGGGCTGTATATCCTAATGAGTTCTGAAGATAGAGAGGCAATAAAAAAGTACTTCCAAACATCCCGATACTGAACATCAGCATAATAAGCGAACAGATACCAAAGTTTCGGCCGGCAAGCAGTCGCAAATCAAGCAAAGGCTCATCAACAGTAAACTCTGTTGTGACGAATACCACCATGGCTATCAAAGAAATGGCAAAGCAAACCAACAGATAAGGAGCTCCCCATCCGTCAGAATTGGTTGCGGCATTACCTTGAGAAAGAGCATAAAGAAGTAAGGGCAGAAATATCACTGCAGAAATGAATCCAACAAGGTCAAACTTGCGTACCTTTTTACTTTTATATTCACTCTGTATAATCAGTGTTGCAGCCATTCCTATAACACCAATAGGTACATTCACATCAAAAATCAGCTGCCAGCTGAAATTATCGACAAGATATCCCCCGATAAGTGGTCCGAATGATACTGATGCAGCAGCGGCAATAGCCCAGAATCCCAAAGCCAGTCCACGTTGCTTGGGCGGGAACTCTCTTGAAATAATAGCCATACCTAAAGGCTGTATTGCTCCGGCACCAAATCCTTGAATTACACGGGAAATAATAAGCATATCTTCATTACCCGACATTCCACAAAGCAAAGACCCAAAGGTAAATAGCACCAGACCGATAAAATACATGCGCTTGTATCCGAACTTATCAGCCATCCAGCCTGATGTTGGCAACATTACAGCCATAGCAAGCATATAAGCCGTGGATACCCATTCTATTTTATCAATTCCCACTCCAAAGGAAGTCATGATCTTGGGTAAAGCTACATTTACGATTGTTGAATCGAGCACAGCCATGAATGTTCCAATCATGATATTACCTAACAACCACCACTTGTACTCTTTGTGCTGGGGATGAAATGCTGAGTCCCGGTTTCTTACTTTCCGACGAAACCGGTGAGCAAGCGTTACTTCTTTCATTATTTACCCTTAATAATTTTTACTACAACAGACATTCCTGCCAAAAGTTGGAATTTGCTTAAGGAAGTATTATCTTCTGTTCCGTCAATGGATATCTTTAGAGGAACTCTCTGAGTAACCTTGGTAAAGTTTCCCGATGCATTATTGGGTGGAATAAGTGAGAACTGAGATGCTGTATTTGAACTAAGCTGAATGATTCTTCCTGTAAATTTCACATCCGGATAAGCATCAATCTCTAACTTTGCTTTCTGGTTCAGATGTAATCCGGCCATTTTTGTTTCTTCAAGATAAACTGTAACCCAGAGTTTCTTTGAATTTGTTACCGTTAGAATGTTCTGTCCAGGTTGTGAAACATCACCATCAAGCAACCATTTTTTTGCTACAATTCCATTAATAGGTGCATATAAGTGAGTATTATTCAACTGTGTTGAGATAACTCCAATTTGTGCTTTTGTTGTTCCGATAGCAGCTTTTGAAGATCCAATCTGTGCTCGTGAAACAGATAGCTGAGTTTTTGCAGCATCAAGCTGTGCTTTTGCTGTTTCCCACGCTTTCTTTGAATGATCAAATTGTTCTTTTGTAATCACATCGCCCTTATACTGTTCTTTTGCACGGGCAAAATCTTCCTGAGTTTTAGACAAACCAACCTGAAAAACCTTAATATTCTCCTGGTCATAGTTTAATTTTGCCTCAGATTGTAGCTGTGCGGCCTCAGATTGAGCAAGACTAGCTATAGCCTGCATTTTCTGAGCATGAAGTTCAGTACTGTCAAGCTCAGCAAGCAAATCACCCTTTTTAACTGTATCTCCTTCTTCAAAGTAAATGTGGTTGATACGCCCTAGAATTTTTGAACTAATCGCATAATTATCTGAATCAATATGCGCATCATCTGTTGAAACATATTTGGTATACTCACTATACCAATACCAACCACCAACTAAAACAATTGCAGTCACTACAATCAATGGGATATACATTTTTATCCCTTTTTTCTTTTTCTCTTTCTTCATACCTCTTTAATTAAATGAATCTCTTAGCAGCTTATACTATTCAGAGATTGATTTATAAATACAAAAACTAATTATACCTTTATATCCTTATTTTCTTAATGATTTCACAAACATTTCTACAAACAAATTAATCATCCTAAGCAATCTGTCGTATTCATGAGCTTCCAGATAGAATATGTCTTTATTCCTAAGTGCTGACATGGATAGTCCTTTCATTGCATCAAGAAGTAATTCTGTATGTTCATCTACATTACAAGCTTCAAACTGCCCGTTTGCTATACCTACATTCAGAATATTAGTTATCATATCCTCTTCCTGAGTTCGGAATTCGGCCCATAAGCCATGCATCAAAGAATGTAACTCATGAGCATAATCATGTCGTAGCCTGCTTAAGTTTAGTAACTTTCCCCAGTATGATACCCTGATATTCACATACTCTCTGATCATTTCAGATGCATCAGTAAGTGTAGCCATTTTTTCACGAACCAACTCAACAAAGAAATCATGTTCTTTCTTAGTCACAGCGATATACAAATGTTCTTTATCCGGGAAATAGTAATATAAAGATCCTTTGCACATGTTAAGATCTGAAGCTATTTCATTCATTGTCGTTTTTTCAAAACCATATTGTCCAAAGCGCTTTTGAGCAACTGTTACAATTTGTTCTGTCTTACTCTGACTCTCTCCTAAACGTTTACTAACTACCATTATTCTTATTCTATTTTTGGAATTTAGTCTATTTGACTTTTTTGTTCGAATGGTCAAATTTAGCGAGTTTTTAAATTCACTTGAATATTTTTTCTAAAAAAAACTTATGAAGACAATTATTAACAAAGGGTTGTAAACTCACAAATAGGGCTATTTTATTGGGAGAGTAAGCTCTATATCAAAAAAGGGTATATGAAAAACTCCGGTTGTTATTGTTAAACAAATTAACAATAACAACCGGAGTAAATATAAAAAATGAATTCTGACGAGTAACGGTCAATTAAAAAATCAAATCACAATTTCTCTCAACATCATCAATTGTAGCACCAAGATTCTTATAAAAACCAATAGCCGACTCATTCCAGCTGGAAACCTGCCAACGCAATTTATGGCAATTTTCTTTCTTAGCAAAATCAATAACCGCATTAATCAAAGAACGGCCAACTCCCTTTCCACGGTATTCCTCTTTAACATACAAATCATCCATATAGAGTGATTTGCCAAACCAGGTATAATATGCAAAGAAGTGGACTACATATCCAACTATTTCTTTTGATTCTATTTCGGCAACAAAGCAATTAATATATTCTTTCTCTTCTTTCATTTGCTCTAATGAGTTTGCTAACTTATCAGAGCAATTTTCAAAGGCTGCAAAATCCCTGATCATTGAAAAGATTACAGGGTAGTCGTGTTCGTTTGCTTTTCTAATTTTTATTTCCATTAGCAACAAAGATCTTTTTTAATTAAACTATATACCTCAATATTTGTAAATTGGTTATCAACCAATAATTCTCCATCACGTTCAACACCTTCAAACTTAAATCCTAGTTTTCGCGGAATATTTCTGCTTGGAGCATTTCCAACAGCACATTTTATCTGAATACGATTTATATCAAGTTCATCAAAAGCAAAATGAAGCAAAACTTTTACCGATTCAGTAATTATGCCTTTCTTCTGATAGCTTTCAGAAAGCCAATAACCGATTTCTGTTTTCTTATTCAATTTGTCTGTATCCTTAAAACCTATTAATCTGGCAAAAGCACCATCGTAATGAATAACAAAGACATATTCCTTATTTTCCTCCGGATCCGACAACAAAGATAAGACTCTTTTTTATTTATTCATTTTAAGATATTAAAAACATTACAACATATCCTTGAATAATTAAAGCTTCATGATATATACAGCAAGCACTGTTTTAATAATCAGGACCTGAATATAATTCGTCAATGTAATCTGATTTAAACATTCAAAACTCTATTTTCTGCCTTAATCCTTACAGTCAACACAATTGCATTAAATACGGAAAAAATAATCGCAGTAAAATACAAATGAAATATTAAAGGTATCACAGCTATTTCAATAATCACAATCATATAATTCGGATGTTTAAAATACCTGTACAACCCTTTTTTTATTAATGGATAATTGGGGATGCGATAAATTTTTGTGTTCCAGAATTTCCCCAATAATAAAATTATCCAAGCTTTAAATACAAGAAGTAAGAAATATAAAACGAGCAAAAAAAAGTTGTATGAAACAGTCCGTTTCATTGAATATTCAACTATCAACGAAACGATAAAAAAAACATGAAGCGCTACTATTAACGGATAATGTTTTTGTCCATATTCAATTGCACCATTTTGCAACAACCATTTTTCATTCCTTTTGGATAGAATTAATTCTCCTATTCGCAACAGAATGAGAAATAATATAAAAAGTGTAAAAACCATATTATTTTTTACTCATTTGAAGTAAAACCATCTCACACGAAAAGCCTGGCCCCATTGATGACATCAATCCGTAACCGTTCTCAAAACCTTGAGTCAGGAATCTATCTAACACATATAAAACCGTGGGACTGGACATATTACCATTCTCATTCATCACCTCTCTTGTGTTTTTAAGAAAATCCCCCTTCACCGATAGAGCTTCTTCATAAGCTGTTATTACTTTTTTACCACCTGGGTGGAAAATAAAATTCTTTATATCTGAAATTTTCAAATGGTTTTTATCTAAGAAAGAGGTAACATCGTTATTTACATTTTTTGCAATAATAGATGGAATATCTGGTGAAAACAAAACTTTAAATCCCGCATCCACAAATTCCCATCCCATTACATCCAGTGAATCGTAATGCAATTTGCTTTGCGTAGCCAGAAATGTAATTTCGTTTTTAGTCTTGTTTACATGATTATCTCCGGTAATCAAACAGGCTGCTATCCCATCAGAAAACAAACTTGAACCAATAAAATTACTTATACTGAAATCATTGCGTAAAAAAGTCAAGGAACACAACTCCACAGCTACTAATAGAACCACGGCATCCGGATTTGCTTTAGCCAGAATGCAAGCTTTTGAATAACCTGCAACTCCTCCTCCACAACCTAAACCAAAAATAGCCATACGGTTAATATTTTGGTTCAATCTCATTTTGTTAATGATAAGTGCATCTAAACTCGGTGTTGAAAGTCCTGTAGTTGAAATAAAAATAATATCTGTAACATCATTCTTATTAATTTGTGCCAAAGAAATACAATTTTCAATAGCTTTAACTGAATATTCCAGAGATATCCTTATATATTCTGCATTCTGTTCCTGAAAAGAATGCAGATCGGAATAGTAGCCAAGTGGTTTACAAAAATTTCTTG
This genomic interval from uncultured Bacteroides sp. contains the following:
- a CDS encoding TolC family protein produces the protein MINQIYKITFVLGLAAGCTFSASAQQQQPDSLSFQDVMARVIQSHPSVKEAEEVLNGAKAKIELAKSAYLPTVDFNATYSRVGPVTKVTFPEFGTFQLNPYDNYNAGINVNQTIYDFGKTSKSVDVESKKREINKISIDQIKQNLSMLVTNNYYTLVYIQNAIDIKNEELRNLQNHLKTVQKKSETGSATKYEILTTQVKISSIESQKYDLEASYRTQQTVLNTLLGLPEETQHRVTSSLSTETLSAEESSVNYAIEHREEIKLAKEKTELEHLNYTVIKSVNNPVINAFGTAGFKNGYSPDLNQLKGNFVVGVGVKVPLFDAKRTKNNLQISKSNLISSEYETEIAKRMITNEVVEAQSQIIAAKKKVEQFDIQLAHAMQAFDLAKVSYKSGAITNLDLLDSETSVSESRLQLLKSKLDQLVCILKLKVAVGKHIY
- a CDS encoding DHA2 family efflux MFS transporter permease subunit; the protein is MIGTFMAVLDSTIVNVALPKIMTSFGVGIDKIEWVSTAYMLAMAVMLPTSGWMADKFGYKRMYFIGLVLFTFGSLLCGMSGNEDMLIISRVIQGFGAGAIQPLGMAIISREFPPKQRGLALGFWAIAAAASVSFGPLIGGYLVDNFSWQLIFDVNVPIGVIGMAATLIIQSEYKSKKVRKFDLVGFISAVIFLPLLLYALSQGNAATNSDGWGAPYLLVCFAISLIAMVVFVTTEFTVDEPLLDLRLLAGRNFGICSLIMLMFSIGMFGSTFLLPLYLQNSLGYTALQAGAVFLPVGIIQGTMSPISGFLGNKINPKWMIILGVAMLAFSFYLNSSFSFLTERSYIMLGLYIRGFALGIIFTPLSTLSLSQIPREKMAQASGVTNTIRQIGGSLGVAILTTVLTTRVTYHNELYSEAIQPYSPAYVQVKNGLQNYAQQTVGSTPAVAAQQGQTLLVSNIAKQAYIQGVDDDFLLVAVITILGSAPVFLLRRKNNNV
- a CDS encoding HlyD family secretion protein; translated protein: MKKEKKKKGIKMYIPLIVVTAIVLVGGWYWYSEYTKYVSTDDAHIDSDNYAISSKILGRINHIYFEEGDTVKKGDLLAELDSTELHAQKMQAIASLAQSEAAQLQSEAKLNYDQENIKVFQVGLSKTQEDFARAKEQYKGDVITKEQFDHSKKAWETAKAQLDAAKTQLSVSRAQIGSSKAAIGTTKAQIGVISTQLNNTHLYAPINGIVAKKWLLDGDVSQPGQNILTVTNSKKLWVTVYLEETKMAGLHLNQKAKLEIDAYPDVKFTGRIIQLSSNTASQFSLIPPNNASGNFTKVTQRVPLKISIDGTEDNTSLSKFQLLAGMSVVVKIIKGK
- a CDS encoding TetR/AcrR family transcriptional regulator; amino-acid sequence: MVVSKRLGESQSKTEQIVTVAQKRFGQYGFEKTTMNEIASDLNMCKGSLYYYFPDKEHLYIAVTKKEHDFFVELVREKMATLTDASEMIREYVNIRVSYWGKLLNLSRLRHDYAHELHSLMHGLWAEFRTQEEDMITNILNVGIANGQFEACNVDEHTELLLDAMKGLSMSALRNKDIFYLEAHEYDRLLRMINLFVEMFVKSLRK
- a CDS encoding GNAT family N-acetyltransferase translates to MEIKIRKANEHDYPVIFSMIRDFAAFENCSDKLANSLEQMKEEKEYINCFVAEIESKEIVGYVVHFFAYYTWFGKSLYMDDLYVKEEYRGKGVGRSLINAVIDFAKKENCHKLRWQVSSWNESAIGFYKNLGATIDDVERNCDLIF
- a CDS encoding GNAT family protein gives rise to the protein MLSDPEENKEYVFVIHYDGAFARLIGFKDTDKLNKKTEIGYWLSESYQKKGIITESVKVLLHFAFDELDINRIQIKCAVGNAPSRNIPRKLGFKFEGVERDGELLVDNQFTNIEVYSLIKKDLCC
- a CDS encoding 3-oxoacyl-[acyl-carrier-protein] synthase III C-terminal domain-containing protein, with product MPSLAAISKIDFPFRTDQKEVKKYAKDFFAPSFPQVESMLTAFDHTEIVTRNFCKPLGYYSDLHSFQEQNAEYIRISLEYSVKAIENCISLAQINKNDVTDIIFISTTGLSTPSLDALIINKMRLNQNINRMAIFGLGCGGGVAGYSKACILAKANPDAVVLLVAVELCSLTFLRNDFSISNFIGSSLFSDGIAACLITGDNHVNKTKNEITFLATQSKLHYDSLDVMGWEFVDAGFKVLFSPDIPSIIAKNVNNDVTSFLDKNHLKISDIKNFIFHPGGKKVITAYEEALSVKGDFLKNTREVMNENGNMSSPTVLYVLDRFLTQGFENGYGLMSSMGPGFSCEMVLLQMSKK